A window of Rhizobium sp. CC-YZS058 genomic DNA:
GCGTGCCACCCGTCTCGGCATCCTCGGCGATGGCGATGTTCTGGCGCCGCTCTCAGGCATTCCGTTCAGCGCGGCGGCGCAGATGGCCTATGGGCTCGGTGCCAAGGGGCCAGACCGCTGGCTGCCTGCGGATGCGCTAGCCTCCCACTCCGCCGAACTCGCCCGCCTTGCCCTGCTGCTGCCCGCCATGGTGGTTGCCGATGTTTCCGGCTGCGGCGAGCGGTTTGCCGGCTGCTGCCGGCTGGAGGCGAACCGGCTGAAAGGCGCAGACGAAGCCCGCCAGCGCTTCGACCGGGTGGCACGCACCCGCGTGCCGCTGGAGGATCTCGGCGACGTCGATTTCGTCGTCTATCGCGGCGGTCTTGCGCAGAAGGACCAGGTGGCCCTTGTCGTCGGCACACCCGATCTCGGCCGGGCAGTCCCGATCCGCATCCATTCTTCCTGCATCACCGGCGACCTCTGCCGTTCGCTGAAATGCGACTGCGGCGACCAGCTGCGCAACGGTCTGGCGCTGCTTCAGGCCGCTGGCGGCGGGGTTCTTCTCTATCTCGACCAGGAAGGGCGCGGCACCGGCATCGGCGCGAAGATGCGCGCCTATGGTCACCAGCATCTGGGCCTCGATACGATCGACGCCGATGCCGAAC
This region includes:
- the ribA gene encoding GTP cyclohydrolase II RibA, with the protein product MSLLTNQSFACPTAEMEVERAVSELRYGRPVVLDDGRRRLAALALDCVAPSLYDQFAAATDHRHALLLTAPRATRLGILGDGDVLAPLSGIPFSAAAQMAYGLGAKGPDRWLPADALASHSAELARLALLLPAMVVADVSGCGERFAGCCRLEANRLKGADEARQRFDRVARTRVPLEDLGDVDFVVYRGGLAQKDQVALVVGTPDLGRAVPIRIHSSCITGDLCRSLKCDCGDQLRNGLALLQAAGGGVLLYLDQEGRGTGIGAKMRAYGHQHLGLDTIDADAELGLAEDHRRYEAAVAMLRDLGIATVAVYTNNPTKIAALRAGGIAVETRAPVTGRVTQENAFYLRTKTLRAGHLLDLDTLVAAE